A window of Candidatus Zixiibacteriota bacterium contains these coding sequences:
- the prfB gene encoding peptide chain release factor 2 (programmed frameshift) — MLADVNSQIPELKDKLDKLARYLDLDTRRERIAELEKTTTEPGFWDDNQAAQGILKEINAHKRWVQAVDALLCDLKDLSELAEIVEDGSPEAAELSESLDNLIASVDTLEFQTHLSGPDDHRNAIINIHPGAGGTESQDWADMLFRMYNRWAERRGIAVELIDYQPGEEAGLKSATLKFEGDYAYGYLKAESGVHRLVRISPFDANSRRHTSFVSVHVYPVVEDAVEVEIKDDDIRVDTYRSSGAGGQHVNKTSSAIRITHFPTGIVVTCQSERSQHKNRESAMMVLKARLYQLKREEEAKKMERFEKTKKKIEWGSQIRSYVFHPYNLVKDHRTGHETSNVQTVMDGDIDDFIQAYLSDPDLKDQVVAQD, encoded by the exons ATGCTCGCAGATGTAAACAGCCAGATCCCGGAGTTGAAAGACAAACTCGACAAACTAGCGAGGTATCTT GACCTCGACACTCGTCGCGAGCGCATAGCGGAACTCGAAAAAACTACCACTGAACCGGGATTCTGGGACGACAATCAGGCTGCTCAGGGAATCCTCAAAGAAATCAACGCACACAAACGCTGGGTGCAGGCGGTTGACGCTCTACTGTGCGACCTCAAGGACTTATCTGAACTGGCAGAGATAGTCGAAGACGGTTCTCCCGAGGCCGCCGAGCTGTCCGAATCTCTCGATAATCTGATCGCCAGCGTTGACACGCTCGAATTCCAGACGCATCTGTCTGGACCCGACGATCACCGAAACGCCATCATCAACATCCATCCGGGAGCCGGCGGCACCGAATCGCAGGACTGGGCCGACATGCTCTTTCGCATGTACAACCGCTGGGCGGAACGTCGTGGCATTGCTGTCGAGCTGATCGACTACCAGCCCGGTGAGGAAGCGGGGCTGAAGTCGGCGACGCTGAAATTCGAAGGCGACTACGCGTACGGCTATCTCAAAGCCGAATCCGGCGTCCACCGCCTGGTTCGCATCTCGCCGTTTGACGCCAATTCCCGCCGCCACACATCCTTCGTCTCAGTGCACGTGTACCCGGTCGTTGAAGATGCGGTGGAGGTCGAGATCAAGGACGATGATATCCGGGTGGACACCTATCGCTCATCGGGCGCCGGCGGTCAGCACGTGAACAAGACTTCCTCGGCCATCCGTATCACCCACTTCCCCACCGGCATTGTCGTCACGTGCCAGTCGGAGCGCAGCCAGCACAAGAACCGTGAGTCCGCGATGATGGTGCTCAAAGCGCGGTTGTACCAACTGAAGCGCGAAGAGGAAGCCAAGAAGATGGAGAGGTTCGAAAAGACCAAAAAAAAGATCGAATGGGGATCACAGATTCGATCGTACGTATTTCACCCCTACAATCTCGTCAAGGACCATCGCACGGGGCACGAGACCTCCAATGTCCAGACGGTTATGGATGGTGATATCGACGACTTCATTCAGGCATACCTCTCTGATCCGGACCTGAAGGACCAGGTGGTTGCACAGGACTGA
- a CDS encoding MBL fold metallo-hydrolase, which yields MTTLEVGAFLVNCYLYGDDVTRDVVIIDPGDEDERIIDAVTRRELVPRAILLTHGHLDHIGAVAALKNKYRIPLLIGRGEEVLLSNPVANGSAAFGSPMTAPAADRLLADDDLVVFGAIALRVLATPGHSPAGICYLDEVNGWLFCGDTLFKQSIGRTDLYGASLEELMNSIQSRILSLPDSVTCFPGHGPRTTVGAERVNNPFLTGEYFV from the coding sequence GTGACAACTCTCGAGGTCGGCGCGTTTCTGGTCAACTGCTACCTCTATGGGGACGATGTTACTCGCGACGTGGTGATCATCGACCCCGGCGACGAGGACGAACGGATCATTGACGCGGTAACCCGGAGGGAGCTTGTACCCAGAGCTATCCTGCTGACGCATGGCCACTTGGACCACATTGGCGCCGTGGCGGCCCTGAAGAACAAATACCGTATTCCGCTTCTGATTGGCCGAGGGGAAGAGGTTCTCCTGAGCAACCCGGTCGCCAATGGGTCCGCGGCGTTCGGTTCGCCGATGACCGCGCCGGCGGCGGATCGCCTGCTGGCCGACGACGATCTTGTCGTCTTTGGCGCTATTGCTCTGCGAGTCCTGGCGACCCCCGGCCACTCGCCTGCCGGAATTTGTTATCTCGACGAAGTCAACGGCTGGCTTTTTTGCGGGGATACCTTGTTTAAGCAGTCGATCGGGCGAACCGATTTGTACGGGGCCTCGTTAGAGGAGTTGATGAATTCAATTCAATCACGTATTCTGTCACTCCCGGATTCGGTGACCTGTTTTCCGGGCCACGGGCCGCGGACGACCGTCGGAGCCGAGCGCGTCAACAATCCCTTTCTGACCGGAGAGTACTTTGTCTGA
- a CDS encoding histidinol-phosphatase HisJ family protein, with amino-acid sequence MSDQRPIERLHQSGLADYHCHCDYSVDAVGTIDDYCRAAVQRGLAELCFTTHYDANPDSERKDCYIRVRGKEVPSTPDALAPYVDDVHAAAERFLADGLLVKPGVEVGWFPGCEETVARLRERFDFHHVLCGIHEINNICFCCKGWHLKCFAPFDANGLAEAYFRQAVDAANSGLFDAIAHLDYYRKYGDEYYGDALKSAHEPFVGELFAALQRSDTALEINTAALRKGLGEYFPRVSLLNAARRAGVMVRFLGSDAHRPEDVGFDFDAAVTLLSDVSRTCEV; translated from the coding sequence TTGTCTGATCAACGACCGATCGAACGGCTGCATCAATCGGGGCTGGCGGATTATCACTGCCATTGCGACTACTCGGTCGATGCCGTGGGGACAATCGATGACTATTGTCGGGCGGCCGTGCAGCGGGGGCTCGCCGAGTTATGCTTTACGACGCACTACGACGCCAATCCGGATTCTGAGCGCAAAGACTGTTACATCCGGGTTCGGGGCAAAGAGGTCCCGTCGACGCCCGACGCACTGGCGCCGTATGTCGACGACGTCCATGCGGCCGCCGAACGCTTTCTTGCCGACGGACTCCTGGTGAAACCGGGAGTAGAGGTCGGCTGGTTTCCCGGCTGCGAGGAAACGGTGGCCCGTTTGCGCGAGCGGTTCGATTTCCACCACGTTCTTTGCGGAATACACGAGATAAACAACATCTGTTTCTGCTGCAAGGGATGGCATTTGAAATGCTTCGCACCTTTCGACGCAAACGGCCTCGCGGAGGCGTATTTCCGACAGGCGGTCGACGCCGCGAACTCAGGGTTGTTCGATGCGATCGCGCATCTTGATTACTACCGCAAGTACGGCGATGAGTACTATGGCGACGCCCTGAAGTCCGCGCACGAACCGTTTGTCGGCGAACTGTTCGCTGCCCTCCAACGCAGCGACACCGCGCTCGAAATCAACACGGCAGCGTTGCGCAAGGGGCTTGGAGAGTACTTCCCGAGAGTCTCACTGCTGAATGCCGCCCGTCGCGCGGGTGTGATGGTGCGCTTTCTGGGCTCCGACGCCCACCGGCCCGAGGACGTCGGTTTTGATTTTGACGCCGCCGTAACGCTGTTGTCCGACGTGTCCCGAACCTGCGAGGTGTGA
- a CDS encoding DNA-3-methyladenine glycosylase: MTTVSAALRSGRLPRSFYDRPTLDVAQGLMGCRIVYDGPRGRLSARIVEVEAYIGEDDPACHASAGRTARTAPMFGPPGRAYIYFIYGMYYCLNFVTESEGRPAAVLLRGAEPLEGLELMRTLATPQQDARLLAGPGKFCRAFGLTTEQNGWDLTSSSLYLLSPVRTVARVASSPRIGISKATRRHWRFFDPDSPSVSKRVANGIMSAVGERGSNQRLR, encoded by the coding sequence ATGACGACCGTGTCTGCCGCGCTACGATCCGGGCGCTTACCCCGATCATTCTATGACAGGCCCACCCTCGACGTTGCCCAGGGACTCATGGGTTGCCGGATCGTATATGACGGACCGAGGGGAAGGCTCTCCGCCCGAATCGTCGAAGTCGAGGCGTATATCGGGGAGGACGACCCGGCGTGTCATGCGTCGGCCGGCAGGACGGCACGAACGGCCCCTATGTTCGGCCCGCCGGGCCGCGCCTACATCTATTTCATTTACGGGATGTACTATTGCCTCAATTTTGTGACAGAGAGCGAGGGGCGTCCTGCCGCCGTCCTGCTTCGTGGCGCGGAGCCGCTCGAGGGACTTGAACTGATGCGTACGCTGGCAACACCACAGCAGGACGCGCGCCTGCTGGCCGGTCCGGGAAAGTTTTGCCGGGCTTTCGGGCTGACAACCGAGCAAAACGGGTGGGATCTGACATCTTCCTCACTGTACCTTCTGTCGCCCGTGCGAACGGTGGCTCGAGTTGCTTCGTCACCCCGGATCGGCATCAGCAAGGCCACTCGGCGCCACTGGAGATTCTTCGATCCGGACTCACCGTCGGTATCAAAGCGCGTGGCCAACGGTATAATGAGCGCAGTCGGCGAGCGAGGGTCGAATCAGCGACTTCGCTGA
- a CDS encoding site-2 protease family protein yields MFDQEFLRAALIGGPVILFSLTVHEYFHAWSALKFGDTTARDLGRLTLDPTKHLSLMGTLVMVLSQFTFGWAKPVPVNLMNVRDVRKADFWISFAGPLSNIGLALVAGLAFHVFSPVFGSTFWEFLRYAVIINLALAFFNMIPLFPLDGSHILRSVLPARYDEPIARFEQFAPFVLIILVVTGGVWMIIGGPVTYFYSLLVP; encoded by the coding sequence GTGTTTGACCAGGAGTTTCTGAGAGCGGCACTTATCGGCGGACCGGTGATTCTGTTTTCACTGACCGTCCACGAGTACTTCCATGCGTGGAGTGCCCTCAAGTTCGGTGATACCACCGCCCGCGATCTCGGACGGTTGACTCTGGATCCGACCAAGCACCTCAGCCTGATGGGGACCCTGGTGATGGTTCTGTCGCAGTTCACGTTCGGGTGGGCGAAGCCGGTGCCGGTGAACTTGATGAACGTGCGCGACGTCCGCAAGGCTGACTTCTGGATATCGTTCGCCGGACCGCTATCCAATATCGGACTCGCGCTGGTCGCGGGGCTGGCATTCCACGTGTTCTCCCCGGTGTTTGGCTCAACGTTCTGGGAGTTCCTCCGCTATGCCGTGATTATCAACCTCGCCCTGGCCTTCTTCAACATGATCCCACTGTTTCCGCTCGACGGTTCGCACATTCTGCGGTCGGTGCTTCCGGCCAGGTACGACGAACCGATCGCCCGGTTCGAACAATTCGCGCCGTTCGTCCTGATAATCCTGGTTGTCACCGGCGGTGTGTGGATGATCATCGGCGGTCCGGTCACGTATTTCTATTCCTTGCTGGTGCCATGA
- a CDS encoding ABC transporter ATP-binding protein — protein MSLYRRTFASLKPYWKQLVIASLGAAVYALLSGLLVWMAGPLLTTLFAVDPAAVLSGSADPGLPHAAAEPAREVAGEIQGGLEGFRETLKTWIESLVEADTRVDTLFKFCVLILVIVVVRNIFYYLQGFYIAYVQQSVVRDFRDALFSKYQRLSLDYFHKRRTGEIISRVTNDVVVLNQSIDIGFHQLITDSVMVLVFLAFVIILSWKLTLLSFIVMPVIFGFIWFIGKKMRKYSEKAQRRMADVNSVLEEAVNNTRIVKAFSMEEFEKQKFFRSTYNYFRQLLRMTRVRHLSLPINDFLTTLAGVVILLYAGTQIIEGTGEMSAGDFMTFTIAMFAMIKPVKNLTSIHVKLQEGMAAASRIFRVLDTPETITDAPDARTVGRFSERIEYRDVSFAYVPHEPVLQGVSFEIRRGEVVAVVGPSGAGKSTLFDLLPRFYDPQQGAILLDGHDIRSLTLASLRSLMGIVTQETYLFNDTIRNNIAYGQTGVSEDALLQAARTANADRFISQFERGYDTVVGNRGVRLSGGQRQRIAIARALLKDPEILIFDEATSSLDTESEALVQEAIDRLMTSRTTLVIAHRLSTIKNADRILVLDGGRIVQRGTHDELVEQDGMYRRLYQMQFRDTGDHHAS, from the coding sequence GTGAGCCTTTACAGACGTACGTTTGCCTCGCTAAAACCCTACTGGAAACAGCTCGTGATCGCTTCGCTGGGTGCGGCGGTGTACGCCTTGCTGTCGGGGCTTCTCGTCTGGATGGCCGGTCCGCTGTTGACGACACTTTTCGCAGTCGATCCGGCCGCGGTCCTGTCCGGCTCAGCCGATCCGGGGCTGCCCCACGCCGCGGCCGAGCCCGCTCGGGAAGTGGCCGGAGAAATTCAAGGCGGGCTGGAGGGATTCCGTGAGACGCTCAAGACCTGGATCGAGAGCCTGGTGGAGGCCGACACTCGGGTCGATACCCTGTTCAAATTCTGCGTTCTCATTCTGGTGATTGTCGTCGTCAGAAACATTTTCTACTACCTGCAGGGGTTCTATATCGCGTACGTGCAGCAGTCCGTTGTCCGTGACTTCCGGGATGCGCTCTTTTCAAAATACCAGCGGCTTTCGCTCGACTATTTCCACAAGCGACGCACCGGTGAGATCATCTCCCGGGTCACCAATGATGTGGTGGTGTTGAACCAGTCGATCGATATCGGCTTCCATCAATTGATAACGGACAGTGTCATGGTGCTCGTGTTCCTCGCCTTCGTGATTATCCTCAGCTGGAAACTCACGCTGCTGTCGTTTATCGTCATGCCGGTTATTTTCGGCTTTATCTGGTTCATCGGGAAAAAGATGCGCAAGTACTCGGAGAAGGCGCAGCGACGGATGGCCGACGTGAATTCGGTGCTCGAGGAGGCGGTCAATAACACGCGCATCGTCAAGGCCTTCTCGATGGAGGAATTCGAGAAACAGAAGTTCTTTCGGAGCACCTACAACTACTTTCGGCAGCTCCTGCGCATGACACGGGTTCGACACCTGTCACTGCCGATCAATGATTTCCTGACGACCCTGGCCGGCGTGGTGATTCTCCTGTATGCCGGTACGCAGATTATCGAGGGAACAGGGGAGATGTCGGCGGGGGACTTCATGACGTTCACGATCGCCATGTTTGCTATGATCAAGCCCGTCAAGAACCTGACTTCCATCCACGTCAAGCTGCAGGAGGGTATGGCTGCCGCGTCGCGCATATTCCGCGTGCTCGATACTCCGGAAACCATCACGGACGCGCCCGATGCTCGGACCGTTGGCCGATTCTCCGAACGCATCGAGTACCGCGACGTTTCGTTTGCCTATGTTCCCCATGAGCCCGTGCTGCAAGGCGTGTCATTCGAAATCCGGCGCGGGGAAGTGGTTGCCGTTGTGGGACCATCCGGCGCCGGCAAGTCAACTTTGTTCGACTTGCTGCCGCGCTTTTACGATCCCCAACAGGGCGCCATATTGCTCGACGGGCACGACATCCGTTCCCTGACCCTCGCCTCGCTGCGTTCGCTGATGGGCATCGTCACGCAGGAGACATACCTGTTCAACGACACCATTCGCAACAATATTGCCTATGGACAGACCGGCGTGAGCGAGGATGCGTTGCTCCAGGCGGCGCGTACGGCGAATGCCGATCGGTTCATCAGCCAGTTCGAGCGCGGATACGACACCGTTGTCGGGAATCGCGGCGTACGGTTGTCAGGCGGGCAGCGGCAACGAATCGCGATCGCGCGGGCGCTGCTGAAGGACCCCGAGATTCTCATTTTCGATGAAGCGACATCGTCACTTGACACTGAGTCGGAAGCACTTGTGCAGGAAGCGATCGATCGCTTGATGACCAGCCGAACCACACTCGTTATTGCCCACCGGCTGTCCACGATCAAAAACGCCGACCGAATTCTCGTGCTGGACGGCGGACGCATCGTTCAGCGAGGAACGCATGATGAGCTTGTGGAGCAGGACGGCATGTATCGGCGACTGTATCAAATGCAGTTCCGGGATACCGGGGATCATCATGCTTCGTGA